A genomic segment from Aegilops tauschii subsp. strangulata cultivar AL8/78 chromosome 1, Aet v6.0, whole genome shotgun sequence encodes:
- the LOC109762153 gene encoding LOB domain-containing protein 11: MESSGDTAPLHSSPTPTSPPAMATGTAVVMSPCAACKILRRRCVDRCVLAPYFPPTDPHKFATAHRVFGASNIIKLLQDLPEEQRADAVSSMVYEAAARARDPVYGSAGAICQLQRQVDGLKAQLARAQAELAAARAHHAHLVALLCVEVATAAAAPPQDAYCAAGGGSQSQLAAPPGVGSTPADALYVVDGSAVGGGGIMQAGHVGWADEPLWT; the protein is encoded by the coding sequence ATGGAGTCGTCGGGCGACACGGCGCCGTTGCACTCCTCACCGACCCCGACGTCGCCGCCGGCAAtggcgacggggacggcggtGGTGATGAGCCCGTGCGCAGCGTGCAAGATCCTCCGCCGCCGGTGCGTGGACCGCTGCGTGCTGGCGCCCTACTTCCCGCCCACGGACCCCCACAAGTTCGCCACCGCGCACCGCGTCTTCGGCGCCAGCAACATCATCAAGCTCCTGCAGGACCTGCCCGAGGAGCAGCGCGCGGACGCGGTGAGCAGCATGGTGTACGAGGCGGCCGCGCGCGCGCGGGACCCCGTCTACGGCAGCGCCGGCGCCATCTGCCAGCTCCAGAGGCAGGTCGACGGCCTCAAGGCGCAGCTCGCGCGCGCGCaggcggagctcgccgccgcccgcgcccaccACGCGCACCTCGTCGCGCTGCTCTGCGTCGAGgtggccaccgccgccgccgcgcctccgcaGGACGCCTACTGTGCTGCCGGAGGCGGATCGCAGTCCCAGCTCGCCGCACCCCCTGGTGTCGGCTCCACGCCCGCGGACGCGCTCTACGTCGTCGACGGCAGcgcggtgggcggcggcggcatcATGCAGGCCGGGCACGTCGGCTGGGCCGACGAGCCGCTCTGGACATGA